The following proteins are encoded in a genomic region of Ornithodoros turicata isolate Travis chromosome 6, ASM3712646v1, whole genome shotgun sequence:
- the LOC135398872 gene encoding uncharacterized protein LOC135398872, whose translation MLTGGGERDLPTGEGGEQLTTTQAAQEVETAERVAALLAEQFAPNENAFDSDAPLYGTLGNADTERTSIELEVMAAPPSATGPSTSSGTVEASTVTQNESHNVMPTAASRMAGQPVRASTSQRALDTYAGVADARKAYFEEKLKMLKEQHEMKMKVLLCEAELTETQLAKAKLELQRLQQHTHI comes from the exons ATGCTGACAGGCGGGGGAGAAAGGGACTTGCCAACTGGTGAAGGAGGCGAGCAACTGACGACGACCCAAGCAGCTCAGGAGGTAGAGACGGCGGAGAGAGTTGCCGCTCTACTGGCGGAACAGTTTGCACCGAACGAAAATGCGTTCGACTCCGATGCTCCTTTGTACG GTACGCTTGGGAACGCTGACACAGAACGAACCAGTATCGAGCTGGAAGTAATGGCTGCCCCACCATCTGCCACTGGGCCCAGCACATCTTCAGGAACT GTTGAAGCTTCTACCGTGACACAAAACGAAAGCCATAATGTCATGCCTACAGCAGCATCACGTATGGCGGGGCAACCTGTTAGAGCATCCACCAGCCAGCGTGCCCTGGACACATATGCTGGAGTTGCTGATGCCAGAAAAGCATACTTTGAGGAAAAGCTGAAGATGCTGAAGGAGCAacacgaaatgaaaatgaaggtGCTCCTCTGCGAGGCAGAGCTGACAGAGACACAGCTGGCAAAAGCAAAGCTTGAATTACAGAGACTGCAACAGCATACTCACATTTAG